Proteins from a genomic interval of Paraburkholderia sp. FT54:
- a CDS encoding cytochrome P460 family protein produces the protein MLVATAALAGGGACMVQAATDAGATNASHDIALPAGYRDWTLISVAREEGRIDDLRAILGNEAAIEALRKGRYPLPDGAVIARLAWSYDELGESAQAFGQSQSHVAGHPKNGVQLMVKDATKYASTGGWGYAQFDPGKSYSTADQHACFACHSVVKDRDFVFNRFAPDLPTGTHP, from the coding sequence ATGCTGGTGGCGACCGCTGCGCTGGCCGGCGGAGGCGCCTGCATGGTTCAGGCAGCCACGGATGCGGGCGCAACGAACGCCTCGCATGACATCGCGCTTCCGGCCGGATACCGCGACTGGACATTGATCTCCGTGGCGAGAGAGGAGGGCAGAATCGACGATCTACGCGCGATCCTGGGCAACGAAGCGGCGATTGAGGCGTTGCGGAAAGGCAGATATCCGTTGCCGGATGGAGCGGTCATCGCGCGCCTCGCATGGAGTTATGACGAACTTGGGGAGAGCGCACAAGCGTTTGGCCAATCCCAGTCGCATGTCGCCGGACATCCGAAGAACGGCGTCCAACTCATGGTCAAGGACGCGACGAAATATGCGTCGACGGGGGGCTGGGGCTACGCCCAGTTCGATCCGGGCAAGTCCTACAGCACGGCTGATCAACACGCCTGTTTTGCCTGTCACTCGGTCGTGAAGGACCGCGACTTTGTTTTCAACCGCTTTGCACCCGACTTGCCAACTGGAACGCACCCATGA
- a CDS encoding ATP-binding protein — protein sequence MSRSSPLQWTRRSAFANYAVAILSVALALIAALLLEPHTQSSPFVSLSLCAVMFSAWFGGLGPGLLATVLSVAAFTYHFVPPVDSFEIVPADLSRIVLLAVAALFVVWLNVARRGAESALRRSEAYLADAQRLSHTGSFGWRIASGNIVWSKETYRIFGVDETVKPTIDLILQCVHPDDRDLVLHEINRAARGQPSDDYEHRLLMPNGAIKHLIVRTHRVEYESGEEELVGALMDVTATREAQEALYTAQAELARVARVTALGQMSASIAHEVNQPLASIATIAAAGLRWLTREVPELDEARACMTHIVEEANRASEMIRSVRDLARRADPELIPLDINEVIDEAVALVKPEALRHGVTVQLQLAAGLPLVRGDRVQLQQVIINLAINGVQAMATVTDRARVLTIRTDQRGSDQVLVAVQDVGIGTEPQGLDRLFAAFYTTKPDGMGMGLSICRSIIEAHGGRVWASRNIGSGLTFQFTVSAHR from the coding sequence ATGTCCAGATCTAGTCCTCTACAGTGGACCAGACGGTCCGCTTTTGCTAACTATGCGGTTGCAATTCTGTCGGTTGCTCTGGCACTCATCGCCGCGCTGCTATTAGAACCGCACACGCAGAGTAGTCCGTTCGTATCGCTGTCTCTTTGCGCGGTCATGTTTAGTGCCTGGTTCGGTGGCCTCGGCCCGGGTTTGCTCGCGACCGTGCTGTCCGTTGCGGCTTTCACTTATCATTTTGTCCCGCCGGTCGATTCGTTCGAGATTGTGCCTGCGGACTTGTCGCGCATCGTCCTGCTTGCCGTGGCAGCCCTGTTTGTGGTGTGGCTGAACGTCGCGCGAAGAGGTGCCGAAAGCGCATTGCGGCGGAGTGAGGCCTATCTGGCTGATGCGCAACGGCTGAGTCATACGGGGAGCTTTGGCTGGAGGATAGCCAGCGGCAACATTGTCTGGTCGAAGGAGACATATCGGATATTTGGAGTGGACGAAACGGTCAAGCCGACGATCGACCTCATCCTGCAATGTGTTCACCCGGATGACCGAGACCTTGTACTGCATGAAATTAATCGTGCGGCACGTGGCCAGCCATCCGACGACTACGAACACCGTCTTCTGATGCCGAATGGAGCGATCAAGCACCTGATTGTCCGGACCCATCGCGTGGAATACGAATCGGGCGAAGAGGAACTCGTTGGTGCACTGATGGACGTCACGGCAACCAGGGAAGCGCAAGAGGCGTTGTACACGGCACAGGCGGAACTTGCCCGCGTTGCTCGTGTAACAGCCCTTGGGCAGATGAGTGCCTCGATTGCGCATGAAGTGAATCAGCCCCTCGCTTCCATTGCCACTATCGCCGCAGCTGGCTTGCGCTGGCTGACTCGTGAAGTTCCGGAACTAGATGAGGCGCGCGCCTGCATGACTCACATTGTCGAAGAAGCCAATCGGGCGAGCGAAATGATCCGGAGCGTTCGCGATCTTGCCAGGAGGGCAGATCCGGAGCTGATTCCACTCGACATCAACGAGGTCATCGACGAGGCGGTCGCGCTTGTAAAGCCGGAGGCGCTCCGACATGGGGTAACAGTGCAACTGCAACTTGCGGCGGGATTGCCCCTGGTGCGTGGCGACCGGGTCCAGCTGCAGCAAGTGATCATCAACCTTGCAATCAATGGTGTCCAAGCCATGGCGACAGTCACCGATCGCGCGCGTGTGCTAACCATCCGAACCGATCAGCGCGGCTCCGACCAGGTGCTCGTGGCCGTACAGGACGTCGGCATCGGCACGGAGCCACAGGGGCTGGACCGGCTTTTCGCCGCATTTTACACGACGAAGCCAGATGGTATGGGTATGGGACTCTCCATCTGTCGTTCGATCATCGAAGCTCACGGAGGGCGGGTGTGGGCGTCTCGCAATATTGGCTCGGGGCTGACATTTCAATTTACAGTTTCCGCGCATCGGTAG
- a CDS encoding alpha/beta hydrolase — protein MFEKQEISIPAEGGIELSAWLYVPAHRKAPLPAITMAHGFAGTKYHGIEPMAKAFAEAGFVVLLHDHRNFGDSGGQPRHDINPWQQITDWRRAISYLQERPEVDENRCGLWGTSFAGGHAIVLGATDRRLKAVVAQVPTIDGHAAGLRRVAPEAVAELEARFAADERAQLSGEPPAMQTIVTDDAVRHASYKAADAVSFYLRAVPEGVWENKVTVRSMRWSRMYSPGEYVDRVSPTPLLMLVAEHDHIAVADLALKAYQRALEPKRLVMIKGGHFDPYLDGFETASRAAIDWFNAHL, from the coding sequence ATGTTTGAAAAGCAGGAAATCAGCATCCCCGCAGAGGGCGGAATCGAACTGTCGGCATGGTTGTACGTGCCGGCGCACCGCAAGGCCCCACTTCCGGCAATTACCATGGCGCACGGTTTCGCGGGCACAAAATACCACGGCATAGAGCCGATGGCCAAAGCCTTCGCCGAAGCCGGCTTCGTCGTGCTACTGCACGATCACCGCAACTTTGGCGATAGCGGCGGTCAGCCCAGACATGACATCAATCCGTGGCAGCAGATCACCGACTGGCGCCGGGCGATCTCCTATCTGCAGGAGCGGCCGGAAGTGGACGAGAATCGCTGCGGACTCTGGGGCACAAGCTTCGCCGGCGGGCATGCCATCGTGCTCGGCGCCACGGACCGGCGCCTGAAGGCAGTGGTGGCACAAGTGCCCACCATCGATGGCCATGCCGCTGGCCTTCGCCGTGTCGCCCCGGAAGCCGTCGCCGAACTCGAAGCAAGATTCGCAGCCGACGAACGCGCTCAGCTCTCGGGCGAGCCGCCGGCGATGCAGACGATTGTCACCGACGATGCCGTCAGGCACGCTTCCTACAAGGCTGCGGATGCCGTCAGCTTCTACCTTCGCGCTGTGCCGGAGGGCGTTTGGGAGAACAAGGTCACGGTCCGTTCGATGCGGTGGTCTCGCATGTATTCGCCCGGTGAGTATGTCGATCGCGTGTCCCCCACTCCGCTACTGATGCTGGTGGCAGAGCACGATCACATTGCTGTGGCTGATCTGGCGCTCAAAGCATACCAGCGTGCGTTGGAACCGAAGCGGCTGGTCATGATCAAGGGTGGACACTTCGACCCCTACCTGGATGGGTTCGAAACGGCATCGCGCGCGGCCATCGACTGGTTTAATGCACATCTCTGA
- a CDS encoding Mu transposase C-terminal domain-containing protein, translated as MAVSEEAANRAAEVADILRPLGRGPLSKKLALVAAKLLGVHWTTVYRLRRKFLANPVASAVIPKRSGPSEGKRRLAGAVDTVIDEAVHVWLPAQRQLAHPATDLVLEIRRRCELAGLQPPSRTTIGRRWAQHREVDALKRAALPDAMIPPGSLVAKYPLEIVQVDHTQADVFLVSEYDRRVIGRPWLTIALDVATRCVLSFYVSMDRPGAATVGLLLTRAALSKAPWLAKIEADADWPMRGIPRVLHLDNAAEFKSRALRSGCREFGIHLMYRPVGRPHFGGHIERFNRTLMERVRGLPGATGSSPKGRKARRSEKTASLTLREFEQWLAIEIARRYHHVPHRGLLGATPADTWQMLARNPDSRQLPAANDAELSFLIRFLPVAHRTVQDNGLTLFHIRYWHPIFVAWRQTGRSVTVRYHPEDLSRVFVTAGRGEYLEVRYADLRRPAISLFEHRAALQAIRSEGQRAVSEALIFRTIEEQRRIIVKARQATARARRRSRKNRPPLGELLDRILPFTRATTEEAETVDYAAPVQAFNVEEW; from the coding sequence ATGGCGGTTTCGGAGGAAGCGGCTAATCGCGCTGCGGAAGTAGCAGACATTCTCCGGCCGCTGGGGCGTGGACCACTCTCGAAAAAGCTTGCATTAGTAGCCGCGAAACTGCTGGGCGTTCATTGGACAACGGTTTATCGATTGCGGCGGAAGTTTCTCGCAAACCCGGTTGCGAGTGCTGTCATCCCGAAGCGCAGCGGTCCTTCAGAGGGGAAGCGTCGGTTGGCAGGTGCAGTTGACACTGTGATCGACGAAGCAGTCCACGTCTGGCTGCCTGCTCAAAGACAGTTGGCGCATCCCGCAACCGATCTTGTATTGGAGATTCGGCGTCGATGCGAACTCGCCGGGCTGCAACCACCAAGCCGGACCACGATTGGCCGACGGTGGGCGCAGCATCGCGAGGTCGATGCTCTGAAGCGTGCGGCGCTCCCAGACGCGATGATTCCTCCAGGCTCGCTTGTCGCAAAGTATCCTCTGGAAATCGTTCAGGTCGACCATACACAAGCAGATGTGTTTCTGGTGAGCGAATACGACAGACGTGTGATCGGCCGCCCCTGGCTAACTATCGCTCTGGACGTGGCGACCAGATGCGTGTTGAGTTTTTACGTCAGCATGGACCGTCCGGGAGCGGCTACCGTTGGATTGCTGCTGACCAGAGCGGCCCTTTCCAAGGCTCCCTGGCTTGCCAAGATCGAGGCGGACGCAGATTGGCCGATGCGGGGAATTCCGCGAGTTCTCCATCTCGATAATGCTGCCGAGTTCAAGAGCAGGGCTCTTCGTAGTGGATGTAGGGAATTCGGCATCCACCTCATGTACCGTCCGGTCGGGCGTCCTCATTTCGGCGGTCACATTGAGCGGTTCAACCGCACGCTGATGGAGCGCGTCCGAGGCCTGCCAGGAGCCACGGGTTCTTCCCCCAAAGGCCGAAAGGCACGGCGGTCCGAAAAGACAGCGTCGTTGACGCTTCGAGAATTCGAGCAATGGCTCGCAATTGAGATCGCCAGACGCTACCACCACGTTCCGCATCGTGGGCTGCTTGGGGCAACCCCGGCTGACACATGGCAGATGCTTGCGCGCAATCCTGATTCGCGGCAGCTGCCCGCCGCGAACGACGCTGAACTCAGCTTTCTGATCCGGTTTTTGCCTGTTGCGCACAGGACTGTCCAGGATAACGGACTTACGTTGTTTCACATTCGTTACTGGCATCCCATATTCGTCGCGTGGCGACAGACCGGACGAAGCGTCACGGTTCGATACCATCCTGAGGATCTTTCGCGTGTTTTTGTGACGGCAGGACGCGGCGAATACCTGGAAGTCCGGTACGCGGACTTGCGGCGACCGGCCATTTCTCTTTTCGAACACCGGGCTGCGTTGCAAGCGATTCGGTCAGAAGGGCAGAGAGCTGTGTCGGAGGCCCTGATTTTCAGGACGATAGAAGAGCAGCGGCGCATCATTGTCAAAGCCAGGCAGGCTACGGCCCGTGCACGTCGTCGGTCACGAAAAAATAGGCCGCCATTGGGTGAGTTGCTCGACCGAATTTTGCCGTTCACGCGTGCGACAACTGAGGAGGCTGAAACGGTCGACTATGCTGCGCCAGTTCAGGCTTTCAACGTCGAGGAATGGTGA
- a CDS encoding TniQ family protein codes for MSKSAESQPSVAPWPIAPRPFYEEAFGCWLGRIAARYQLSLGMLWEMSASEPLPALGTAGWILFPAVSHSALRRFASLARLEEDRLRHIQTPSAWLSDRRYMPYCFRCLVLNDADVSAPRWKREWLEPTVEFCTVHHTLLETVPASVFRTSGHFDAALRAISRYREMRKFKDTHRLR; via the coding sequence TTGAGCAAGTCAGCCGAGTCGCAACCTAGCGTTGCTCCATGGCCGATCGCTCCCAGGCCTTTCTATGAAGAAGCCTTTGGTTGCTGGCTGGGCCGTATCGCAGCACGATATCAGCTGAGCCTTGGGATGCTCTGGGAAATGAGCGCGAGCGAGCCGCTGCCTGCGCTAGGTACTGCTGGATGGATTCTCTTCCCTGCAGTTTCACACTCCGCGCTGCGACGATTCGCATCGCTGGCTCGCCTTGAAGAGGATAGGTTGAGACACATCCAGACGCCTTCGGCGTGGCTCAGCGATCGGCGCTACATGCCGTACTGCTTTAGATGCCTGGTGCTGAATGACGCAGACGTATCGGCACCTCGCTGGAAGCGCGAATGGCTGGAACCGACAGTAGAGTTCTGCACGGTGCATCACACGCTTCTGGAAACAGTTCCCGCCTCTGTATTTCGGACCTCGGGTCACTTTGATGCCGCACTGCGAGCGATCAGCCGTTATCGCGAGATGCGTAAGTTCAAAGACACCCACCGGTTGCGTTAG
- a CDS encoding transposase: protein MVPDAKVFRNGRQFGAWLGLTPRQHSSGGRTRLGHFSLRGDVYPRTLPVQGARSTLQSALHADHTHASRLQRWIGQLHELKGYHKTLIAIANKHARMLWAMLAKNERYDADAWQRHPMYPPLAPAAA, encoded by the coding sequence ATGGTGCCCGACGCGAAGGTCTTCAGAAATGGCAGACAGTTTGGCGCCTGGCTGGGCCTGACGCCGCGACAGCACAGCTCGGGCGGCAGGACCCGGCTGGGGCATTTCAGCCTGCGTGGAGACGTCTATCCGCGCACACTGCCCGTTCAGGGCGCCCGAAGCACATTGCAGTCGGCGTTGCATGCCGACCACACGCACGCAAGCCGGCTGCAACGGTGGATCGGGCAGCTTCACGAACTCAAGGGCTATCACAAGACGCTGATTGCAATTGCCAACAAGCATGCCCGAATGCTGTGGGCGATGCTTGCAAAGAACGAACGCTACGACGCCGATGCGTGGCAACGCCATCCCATGTATCCGCCGCTAGCACCCGCAGCAGCATGA
- a CDS encoding enoyl-CoA hydratase/isomerase family protein encodes MIFETLTADLEGAVLFVEISAPPMNLLGPELVRDLVTLIQYAEADDGINVLVFRSADPDYFISHVDVTRVKEYRQEAAKLTGEASIALLFRHLSASRLVSIAQIEGRVRGAGSEFVLACDMRFAARESAVFSQMEPAFGLIPGGGAVQFLTRLMGRGRALEVMLSASDYDTELAERYGWINRAMPAEMLDEFVASLARRIARFPRAGHAVVKDRVNAITLAAIADFRRDSDLFGENVRQPEAQRRVGAALARGFQTREVELKLARMLGELDD; translated from the coding sequence ATGATCTTTGAAACGCTCACGGCAGATCTTGAAGGTGCGGTGCTGTTCGTGGAAATCTCCGCGCCGCCTATGAATCTTCTCGGGCCTGAACTCGTTCGCGACCTGGTCACGCTTATTCAGTATGCGGAAGCCGACGATGGCATTAACGTACTCGTATTCAGGAGTGCCGACCCCGACTATTTCATCTCCCACGTTGATGTAACGCGGGTCAAGGAGTATCGGCAGGAGGCGGCGAAGCTGACCGGCGAGGCATCTATTGCGTTGCTGTTCCGCCATCTGAGCGCCAGCCGGCTCGTTTCCATTGCACAAATCGAAGGACGCGTACGCGGTGCGGGCAGCGAGTTTGTGCTGGCGTGCGACATGCGCTTTGCCGCGCGAGAGTCTGCCGTGTTCAGCCAGATGGAGCCTGCCTTCGGATTGATACCTGGCGGGGGCGCTGTCCAGTTCCTCACACGCCTGATGGGCCGGGGCCGGGCGCTCGAGGTGATGCTAAGCGCGTCGGACTATGACACGGAACTCGCGGAAAGGTATGGATGGATCAACCGGGCGATGCCTGCGGAGATGCTCGACGAATTCGTCGCTTCGCTCGCACGGCGCATCGCCAGGTTTCCGAGGGCCGGACATGCCGTGGTGAAGGACCGTGTCAATGCCATCACGCTCGCCGCTATCGCGGACTTCCGCCGTGATTCCGATCTCTTCGGCGAGAACGTGAGGCAGCCCGAAGCACAACGCAGGGTTGGCGCCGCTTTGGCGCGCGGGTTTCAGACCCGGGAGGTGGAATTGAAGCTGGCCCGGATGCTGGGCGAACTAGACGACTGA
- a CDS encoding Hsp20/alpha crystallin family protein: MNDRTQVAERDQKPVARREGEQPARRMTLTPAVDVFEDSQGITLWADLPGVTRDKLDVKVHDGNLYIEAEAVVPTPAGLRLQHAEIREPHFARAFSLSPDFDTSKIDANLQDGVLKLTIPRRDEARPRRIEVQTN; this comes from the coding sequence ATGAACGACAGGACCCAGGTCGCGGAACGCGACCAGAAACCGGTAGCACGACGCGAGGGTGAGCAGCCGGCACGGCGGATGACGCTCACACCGGCCGTCGACGTGTTCGAGGACAGCCAGGGCATCACGCTGTGGGCGGACCTGCCAGGCGTCACCAGGGACAAACTCGACGTGAAGGTGCACGACGGCAATCTTTATATCGAGGCCGAAGCCGTTGTGCCGACGCCCGCCGGTCTGCGGCTGCAGCACGCCGAGATCCGTGAACCGCATTTCGCGCGCGCGTTCTCGCTGAGCCCGGACTTCGACACATCGAAGATCGATGCAAACCTCCAGGACGGCGTGCTGAAGCTGACCATTCCGCGTCGCGACGAAGCACGCCCGCGCCGGATCGAAGTGCAAACGAACTGA
- a CDS encoding phasin family protein: MNVTTLKYRQLRPGSSGRLKVYDWMVGAVAELEKVASLNSVAVRTSLGERRVSAEALAYSQSVREAIALQSEELHAALAKTFACCRRIEEITAENGGLLASVMLKNVQTLMATTSALIGVQPAENGQQTMSEAVTKSLPGLVARRKIATEPGSTAFFAERVPRRHMH, from the coding sequence ATGAATGTCACTACTCTCAAATATCGTCAGCTCCGCCCCGGCAGCTCCGGCAGGCTGAAAGTCTACGACTGGATGGTCGGCGCCGTCGCTGAGCTCGAGAAAGTGGCAAGTCTGAATTCAGTAGCCGTTAGGACGTCGCTCGGCGAACGAAGGGTTTCGGCAGAGGCTCTGGCCTATTCGCAGTCGGTTCGTGAAGCGATTGCTCTCCAGTCGGAGGAGCTGCACGCCGCACTGGCGAAGACTTTTGCTTGTTGCCGGCGCATCGAAGAGATCACTGCAGAAAATGGCGGTCTCCTCGCGTCAGTAATGCTAAAGAATGTCCAGACTTTGATGGCGACAACGAGCGCGTTGATTGGCGTTCAGCCGGCGGAAAATGGGCAGCAGACGATGTCGGAGGCGGTTACGAAAAGTCTACCGGGGCTCGTTGCCCGCAGGAAAATTGCGACCGAACCCGGATCAACGGCATTCTTCGCCGAGAGAGTGCCACGCCGGCACATGCATTGA
- a CDS encoding HAMP domain-containing sensor histidine kinase, translating into MRLADFILRDMDAILARWEAFAATLLPAARKMNSLALRDHAQPLLEAVAADLLTLQTREAQLHTSMGPASRPTDAPQTAAQTHAILRAQGGFNINQLVAEYRALRASVLGLWMDDCRPEVPHPHDIIRFNEVMDQALAESVGSFSEQVEQARNLFLGMLGHDMRSPLQTIQATALYLARLNAGDSVSDAAGRLIRTGARMQALLDDLCDFSRTRLGVGIDITPARIDLAEIFADELDQLRAVHPDRRIVLEASGGGFQGIWDGPRLQQLLGNLVLNAIKYGASDTPVRVVLTGDETDVQFEVRNAGPTVEPATLQRIFDPLERGPDAPQRHDGSLGLGLFISRAIAAAHGGTVDAHSAGPETVFTVRLPRQQEGPSPRERRH; encoded by the coding sequence ATGCGACTGGCGGATTTTATCCTGCGCGACATGGATGCCATTTTGGCCAGATGGGAGGCGTTTGCTGCCACGCTGCTGCCAGCGGCGAGAAAGATGAATTCGCTGGCTTTGCGCGACCATGCACAACCGCTACTGGAAGCGGTCGCCGCCGATCTGTTGACGTTGCAGACGCGCGAAGCACAACTGCATACTTCCATGGGACCGGCATCCAGACCGACTGATGCCCCGCAGACTGCTGCGCAGACGCACGCAATTCTGCGTGCTCAAGGAGGGTTCAACATCAACCAGCTCGTCGCCGAATACCGTGCGCTGCGCGCCAGCGTGCTCGGGTTGTGGATGGATGACTGCCGGCCCGAAGTGCCCCATCCGCATGACATCATCCGTTTCAATGAAGTGATGGACCAGGCACTTGCCGAATCGGTCGGTTCTTTCAGTGAGCAGGTCGAGCAGGCCCGCAACCTGTTCCTGGGGATGCTGGGCCACGACATGCGCAGCCCGCTGCAAACCATTCAGGCGACGGCTTTGTACCTGGCGAGGCTAAATGCGGGTGACAGCGTGTCGGATGCGGCAGGCCGTTTGATCCGCACCGGTGCCCGCATGCAGGCACTGCTTGACGATCTGTGTGATTTCAGCCGGACCCGACTGGGCGTGGGAATAGACATAACGCCGGCCCGTATCGACCTCGCAGAAATTTTCGCCGACGAGCTAGACCAGTTGCGCGCCGTGCATCCGGACCGCCGGATCGTTTTGGAGGCATCCGGCGGCGGCTTTCAGGGTATCTGGGACGGCCCGCGCCTGCAGCAGCTGCTCGGCAACCTTGTCCTGAACGCGATCAAGTATGGCGCGTCCGACACGCCGGTGCGGGTGGTGCTGACAGGCGACGAGACGGACGTCCAGTTCGAGGTAAGAAATGCAGGGCCTACGGTCGAGCCAGCGACGCTGCAGAGGATATTTGACCCGCTCGAGCGCGGCCCCGATGCGCCACAGCGGCACGACGGCAGTCTGGGGCTCGGCCTGTTCATTTCGCGGGCGATCGCCGCCGCGCACGGCGGCACCGTTGACGCCCACTCGGCGGGGCCCGAAACCGTGTTCACGGTACGCCTTCCCCGGCAGCAGGAGGGACCGTCACCGCGTGAGCGACGTCACTAA
- a CDS encoding TniB family NTP-binding protein — protein sequence MKDGTLAHLLPVARKQAELGRDERILGLLRDRWIDYPRATQALQQLERLFETPRRDRMPCLLLHGDSNIGKTKIMAKFRRAHPSEFDERSGVEHCPVVAMQMPPTPDQHRFYSGLLFELGAPHNAAAGLASLERLAREILKRMSPRMLVVDEVHHLLAGSYREQRASLNLLKFLANDLQISMVLVGTRDAVLALQTDTQMISRYRPFEIPRWRESDGLRRLLAAFERVLPLRKPSDLARREIVQFVLSATDGLTGEISALLNDAAELSIRNGDEFIGIAHLEQVSRVAT from the coding sequence ATGAAGGATGGGACGCTTGCGCATTTGCTACCGGTCGCCAGAAAGCAGGCTGAGCTTGGGAGGGACGAACGAATTCTCGGACTTTTGCGCGACCGCTGGATTGATTATCCTCGCGCGACGCAAGCTCTGCAGCAACTTGAGCGCCTATTTGAAACGCCACGCCGCGACCGGATGCCATGCCTGTTGCTGCACGGAGATTCAAATATTGGCAAGACGAAAATCATGGCCAAATTCCGGCGTGCGCATCCCAGCGAATTTGACGAACGAAGCGGTGTCGAACATTGTCCGGTCGTCGCGATGCAGATGCCACCCACCCCCGACCAGCATCGATTCTATTCGGGTCTATTGTTCGAGCTGGGCGCCCCCCACAATGCGGCTGCCGGCCTGGCATCCCTCGAACGATTAGCTCGCGAGATTCTAAAACGAATGTCGCCGCGAATGCTGGTCGTCGATGAGGTGCACCACCTACTCGCGGGCTCGTATCGCGAGCAGCGGGCATCGCTGAACCTCCTCAAGTTCCTCGCCAACGACCTTCAGATCAGTATGGTTCTGGTTGGCACTCGTGACGCGGTGCTGGCGCTTCAAACGGATACCCAAATGATAAGTCGTTATAGGCCGTTCGAAATCCCCCGGTGGCGGGAGAGCGACGGGTTGCGGCGGCTTCTCGCGGCATTCGAACGGGTGCTACCGCTTCGCAAGCCATCGGATCTGGCGCGACGCGAGATCGTACAGTTTGTTCTGAGCGCGACCGACGGACTGACCGGCGAGATATCCGCGTTACTAAACGACGCCGCCGAGCTGTCGATTCGCAACGGCGACGAATTCATTGGCATCGCGCATCTTGAGCAAGTCAGCCGAGTCGCAACCTAG
- a CDS encoding Hsp20/alpha crystallin family protein: MNPDLKKWNPFKFLRGSARRQDTDSAQSGPGSESSRVPWPDIPRLFSRDPWRGMEDFFHDPFAARGALERWFGDFSSSRFQPRIDVVDEGKVLRVTVELPGMEREDVTVSVEDGALVLHGEKRQDVHSEEDGCYRLERAYGTFTRTIPMPENADPDHALAKFDRGVLTLTVAKQEQQRSASRTIDIG, translated from the coding sequence ATGAACCCCGACCTGAAAAAGTGGAACCCTTTCAAATTTCTCCGCGGTTCAGCACGCAGGCAGGACACGGACAGCGCGCAGAGCGGGCCTGGCAGCGAGTCGTCACGCGTTCCGTGGCCTGACATTCCGCGACTTTTCTCCCGTGATCCGTGGCGTGGGATGGAAGATTTCTTTCATGATCCGTTCGCAGCGCGCGGCGCGCTCGAACGATGGTTTGGCGACTTCAGTTCATCGCGTTTCCAGCCGCGCATCGACGTAGTGGACGAGGGGAAGGTACTGCGCGTGACCGTCGAGCTGCCAGGCATGGAGCGGGAGGATGTGACTGTCAGCGTCGAGGACGGCGCGTTGGTATTGCACGGCGAGAAAAGGCAGGATGTGCACAGCGAGGAGGATGGCTGCTATCGGCTTGAGCGCGCATATGGAACCTTCACGCGCACGATCCCGATGCCGGAAAATGCTGATCCCGACCACGCTCTCGCAAAGTTTGACAGGGGCGTGCTTACGTTGACCGTGGCGAAACAGGAACAGCAGCGATCCGCGAGCCGCACGATCGATATTGGCTAG